A genomic segment from Salvia splendens isolate huo1 chromosome 13, SspV2, whole genome shotgun sequence encodes:
- the LOC121759966 gene encoding lysine-specific demethylase 6B-like isoform X1, translated as MAPSTPPPPPDTSTSSAATATTAPLFQNPPRPPNRHHFHYSPPPPRLPSNPNPNYPQLAPRPPHSLPHPQDPSQLLYPVASSGRGFLTRPVALPATRSTQRPPFMFPYLDQGQANPVFVRPNHLPHLLAGSAPSNSAAAGAMPGVVKGIPVPSSHQTKVGSPSASLSDNNGHKDSRDRTKDDAFVIIRDRKVRIREDATLYSLCRSWLRNSFPEETQQPQHLDTVKSLPRPLPIPAQDANSPDKIAKDKEEEDEDKDSCEHLSEKELLQRHIKRAKRVRSRLREERLQRITRYKTRLALLLPPMVEQHFKNDSGPPN; from the exons ATGGCCCCCTCCACCCCTCCTCCGCCACCGGATACTtccacctcctccgccgccaCAGCAACAACCGCACCCCTATTTCAGAATCCTCCCCGTCCCCCAAATCGCCACCACTTCCATTACTCCCCACCCCCGCCTCGGCTCCCTTCCAATCCCAACCCTAATTACCCCCAATTGGCCCCCCGCCCCCCTCATTCCCTCCCCCATCCTCAGGATCCCTCCCAGCTTCTCTACCCAGTTGCCTCTTCGGGTCGCGGATTCCTCACCCGCCCCGTTGCTTTGCCAGCTACCCGCTCTACCCAGCGACCCCCATTTATGTTCCCCTATCTAGATCAGGGTCAGGCCAATCCGGTTTTTGTGCGCCCGAACCACTTGCCGCACTTGCTAGCGGGCTCGGCTCCTAGTAATTCTGCTGCTGCCGGAGCAATGCCTGGTGTCGTTAAAGGAATTCCTGTTCCGTCTTCACATCAGACAAAG GTTGGTTCTCCTTCTGCTTCGTTATCTGATAACAATGGACATAAAGATTCAAG GGATAGAACTAAAGATGATGCTTTTGTAATAATAAGGGATAGGAAG GTTAGGATACGTGAAGACGCTACACTTTATTCCCTCTGCCGGTCATGGTTGAGAAATAGTTTTCCTGAAGAAACACAG CAGCCACAGCATTTGGATACTGTGAAATCTCTTCCAAGACCTTTGCCCATACCAGCACAAGATGCAAATTCACCAGATAAAATAGCAAAAGAcaaagaagaggaagatgag GATAAGGACTCTTGTGAGCATCTGTCTGAGAAAGAACTGTTGCAGAGACACATTAAACGTGCAAAGAGGGTTCGATCACG GCTGAGAGAAGAACGTCTTCAACGAATTACAAGATACAAAACTAGACTTGCTCTTCTCTTGCCACCAATGGTAGAACAACACTTCAAAAATGATTCTGGTCCACCAAACTGA
- the LOC121759966 gene encoding uncharacterized protein LOC121759966 isoform X2: MAPSTPPPPPDTSTSSAATATTAPLFQNPPRPPNRHHFHYSPPPPRLPSNPNPNYPQLAPRPPHSLPHPQDPSQLLYPVASSGRGFLTRPVALPATRSTQRPPFMFPYLDQGQANPVFVRPNHLPHLLAGSAPSNSAAAGAMPGVVKGIPVPSSHQTKVGSPSASLSDNNGHKDSRDRTKDDAFVIIRDRKVRIREDATLYSLCRSWLRNSFPEETQPQHLDTVKSLPRPLPIPAQDANSPDKIAKDKEEEDEDKDSCEHLSEKELLQRHIKRAKRVRSRLREERLQRITRYKTRLALLLPPMVEQHFKNDSGPPN, from the exons ATGGCCCCCTCCACCCCTCCTCCGCCACCGGATACTtccacctcctccgccgccaCAGCAACAACCGCACCCCTATTTCAGAATCCTCCCCGTCCCCCAAATCGCCACCACTTCCATTACTCCCCACCCCCGCCTCGGCTCCCTTCCAATCCCAACCCTAATTACCCCCAATTGGCCCCCCGCCCCCCTCATTCCCTCCCCCATCCTCAGGATCCCTCCCAGCTTCTCTACCCAGTTGCCTCTTCGGGTCGCGGATTCCTCACCCGCCCCGTTGCTTTGCCAGCTACCCGCTCTACCCAGCGACCCCCATTTATGTTCCCCTATCTAGATCAGGGTCAGGCCAATCCGGTTTTTGTGCGCCCGAACCACTTGCCGCACTTGCTAGCGGGCTCGGCTCCTAGTAATTCTGCTGCTGCCGGAGCAATGCCTGGTGTCGTTAAAGGAATTCCTGTTCCGTCTTCACATCAGACAAAG GTTGGTTCTCCTTCTGCTTCGTTATCTGATAACAATGGACATAAAGATTCAAG GGATAGAACTAAAGATGATGCTTTTGTAATAATAAGGGATAGGAAG GTTAGGATACGTGAAGACGCTACACTTTATTCCCTCTGCCGGTCATGGTTGAGAAATAGTTTTCCTGAAGAAACACAG CCACAGCATTTGGATACTGTGAAATCTCTTCCAAGACCTTTGCCCATACCAGCACAAGATGCAAATTCACCAGATAAAATAGCAAAAGAcaaagaagaggaagatgag GATAAGGACTCTTGTGAGCATCTGTCTGAGAAAGAACTGTTGCAGAGACACATTAAACGTGCAAAGAGGGTTCGATCACG GCTGAGAGAAGAACGTCTTCAACGAATTACAAGATACAAAACTAGACTTGCTCTTCTCTTGCCACCAATGGTAGAACAACACTTCAAAAATGATTCTGGTCCACCAAACTGA